The Parambassis ranga chromosome 14, fParRan2.1, whole genome shotgun sequence genome includes a window with the following:
- the rsf1b.1 gene encoding remodeling and spacing factor 1 isoform X2 — protein MAASAATASSSPCLCPNYAVICSFLERYGALLDLPEFTFPQLERYLQDTSSVPKLLVDLHVKLLRKIGKSVSADRWEKSLLKTCQELNTTWSWELKQKGYKDMTVECKTGMLKYLCECQFDENVKFKAAINDEDPDTMRMQPIGRDKDGRLYWFQLDHDSNVRTYVEEQDDSNESSWECIVKERNDLAEVVALLKTQIDPELLKKDQETKAEGEDKTEGKKSDDTSDEDSEDSQKAVGPVLPKTESTEKATHNKGDDLKSEPSEVKSSLNGIIEGKPGTPELHSGKTSAKAQNIKEEPMEDVKSSMADSVLDSEMSCVLVKAEKDEETKKSSTEEIQQAMKNDQQAKIPLKKRGMKFSEDFEKNSAIIVLNPAASDLKDSPKTEVKAQSVNEHVNGEIPATEQEATQEKKEEVENASEGVTQQKSEDVQEEKQTEKSEAHESSPPSEPSLPKDINNALEKSSNHEEPEEVKESKPAATEESCTATLKESYKSLTSDESEDLNLNHHQGESIRDVPKISDSVSEAVAAEASGVKQDLTKPQEDDKTETNAAAEEASEGRDKLSSPETNVPEEADKKHESPETRQEEEPREIKAEHPSSENKKAADKESNKDTDDEKVSKGNKGDSTVETLSNPDEAKEKNEAQAEAETSAGTEESGQKEAESSTETEKQPNKEPASDTSTDNDRTSKSKEVANGGDAATRIRKAIACRKNKPPAHRRKAELQREERQGDSESDTNTGMSLRRSARISRPTAKAVEIQDKKVEKSQAALTAQKGEEKDKDEKEGEEEEEEEEEEVKTVQKKPREKKADQEGQPKPRGRKRRKIRWSNTRTRRKKKYSEDEDDNSREESSEEEETEEEEEDDSDEDYKVERSRNRRKTNRERRSSDSSTSLDDDLPPNDDPCKHCGLSTHPELILLCDSCDSGYHTACLRPPLMIIPAGEWFCPPCQHKQLCDKLEEQLQSLDAALKKKERAERRKERLIYVGISLENIIAPSVEVEEEKPEIVIKEKKEAKRSKSGGRRSTRAKKTISYRFDEFDEAIEEAIEEDIKEAEGGGAGRGKDMANITGHRGKDMSTILQGEEGKENGQPPQPSASQRKKKRRRLNDLDSDSTVDEEESEEEFCLSESSEEEFVASDNESEAESEAGDNDSDHGSDKQHVPSKKRSLSSVRCSSRKRRRPRGYSDDEEDETDEEDEEEEIEAEGSSEYSDSDLDMSRRRSRRSQKKQVNYCETSESEGSQAETNRAKIKPRRQQDSSDSDASFSKDSEGDSRDRSLKRRADSSEEDSRQRCRRLALKRRRASKDDDSDDDSDESSEEDRPVRKRVNRIDSDDDEEESKGTTQMDCSPVEHPPTNGLIPYLEPPKNISATPAAAIAPNGLVGQDMAVQDDDEDDLLGVTDLVEYVCNNEQL, from the exons ATGGCTGCTTCGGCGGCAACGGCGAGTTCTTCTCCCTGTTTGTGTCCAAATTACGCCGTGATTTGCTCTTTCCTGGAGCGGTACGGAGCGTTGTTGGACTTACCGGAGTTCACTTTCCCTCAGCTGGAGAGATATCTGCAGGACACATCCTCAG TTCCAAAACTGCTGGTTGATCTACACGTCAAGCTGCTCAGGAAGATCGGCAAGTCAGTGTCAGCAGACAGATGGGAGAAGTCTCTATTGAAG aCATGTCAGGAGTTAAACACAACCTGGTCATGGGAACTCAAACAAAAAGGATACAAGGACATGACGGTGGAGTGCAAGACGGGGATGCTTAAA TATTTGTGTGAGTGTCAATTTGATGAAAATGTGAAGTTCAAAGCTGCCATCAACGATGAGGACCCAGACACAATGCGCATGCAGCCGATTGGCCGGGACAAAGATGGCCGACTGTACTGGTTCCAGCTGGACCATGACAGCAACGTGCGCACGtatgtggaggagcaggacgACTCGAACGAGTCGTCGTGGGAGTGCATCGTCAA AGAGAGAAACGACCTGGCTGAAGTTGTCGCTCTGTTGAAGACACAAATCGACCCAGAGCTGCTGAAAAAAGACCAAGAGACCAAAGCCGAGGGAGAAGACAAAACAGAAG GTAAAAAGAGTGACGACACGTCGGATGAAGACAGCGAAGACTCCCAGAAGGCAGTCGGTCCAGTCTTACCAAAGACGGAGAGCACCGAAAAAGCAACACACAACAAGGGGGACGACTTAAAATCCGAACCCTCGGAGGTCAAATCATCTCTGAACGGCATCATCGAAGGCAAACCTGGGACTCCTGAACTCCACTCGGGAAAAACCAGCGCGAAAGCCCAGAACATCAAAGAAGAGCCGATGGAGGATGTCAAATCAAGCATGGCTGACTCAGTGCTGGACTCTGAGATGTCGTGTGTCTTAGTAAAGGCAGAAAAAGACGAAGAGACCaaaaagagcagcacagaggagatcCAGCAGGCCATGAAGAATGACCAGCAGGCCAAGATCCCTCTGAAGAAGAGGGGGATGAAGTTTAGTGAAGACTTTGAGAAAAATAGTGCCATCATAGTGCTGAATCCAGCTGCATCTGATCTGAAGGACTCTCCTAAAACTGAAGTGAAGGCTCAGAGTGTAAACGAACATGTTAACGGTGAAATTCCAGCCACAGAGCAGGAGGCCAcgcaagaaaaaaaggaggaggtggagaacgCCTCGGAGGGAGTCACGCAGCAGAAGAGCGAAGATGTGCAGGAGGAGAAGCAAACGGAAAAGAGCGAAGCACACGAGTCCTCCCCACCATCAGAACCATCATTACCTAAGGACATAAATAATGCACTAGAGAAATCCTCTAATCACGAAGAGCCTGAAGAAGTGAAAGAATCCAAACCAGCCGCTACAGAAGAGTCCTGTACAGCTACACTAAAGGAAAGCTATAAATCTTTAACTTCAGATGAGTCAGAGGACCTGAATTTAAATCATCATCAGGGTGAATCCATACGTGATGTCCCCAAGATAAGCGACTCCGTGTCTGAGGCTGTGGCGGCGGAGGCATCGGGCGTTAAACAAGATCTGACAAAGCCACAAGAGGATGACAAAACCGAGACGAACGCTGCAGCTGAGGAAGCATCTGAAGGCAGAGATAAACTATCCAGCCCTGAGACAAATGTCCCAGAAGAAGCTGATAAAAAACATGAAAGCCCAGAGACGCGGCAGGAGGAAGAGCCGAGAGAAATCAAAGCAGAGCATCCTTcatcagaaaataaaaaggCCGCCGACAAGGAAAGTAACAAGGACACAGACGATGAAAAAGTTTCAAAAGGGAACAAAGGGGATTCCACAGTGGAAACACTCTCAAATCCTGACGAGGCAAAAGAGAAGAACGAAGCTCAGGCAGAGGCTGAAACCTCAGCAGGAACAGAGGAATCTGGACAAAAAGAGGCCGAGTCCTCAACAGAGACCGAAAAGCAGCCGAACAAAGAACCAGCCAGCGATACGTCCACTGACAACGACCGCACAAGCAAAAGCAAAGAGGTGGCTAATGGCGGCGACGCTGCCACACGTATTCGGAAGGCGATTGCCTGTCGGAAAAACAAACCCCCAGCCCACCGGAGGAAAGCCGAGCTTCAGAGAGAGGAGCGACAGGGAGACTCCGAGTCGGACACAAACACGGGGATGTCTCTACGAAGGTCCGCGAGGATCTCCAGACCTACAGCGAAGGCGGTAGAGATCCAGGACAAGAAGGTAGAGAAGTCCCAGGCTGCTCTGACGGCTCAAAAAGGTGAGGAGAAAGATAAAGATGaaaaggaaggggaggaggaggaggaggaggaagaagaggaggtgaagACTGTTCAAAAGAAACCAAGAGAGAAGAAGGCAGATCAGGAGGGACAGCCAAAACCCAGG gGGAGGAAGAGACGGAAGATTCGGTGGTCCAACACCCGGACACGCCGCAAAAAGAAATATTCCGAAGACGAGGATGACAACAGTCGCGAAGAGTCCAGCGAGGAGGAAGagaccgaggaggaggaggaggacgacagcGACGAAGACTACAAGGTGGAGCGGAGCAGAAACAGGCGAAAAACGAACCGAGAAAGACGAAGTTCGGACTCCTCGACGTCTTTGGATGATGACCTGCCTCCAAACGACGATCCCTGCAAACACTGCGGTCTCTCAACTCACCCCGAGCTG ATCCTGCTGTGTGATTCATGCGACAGCGGCTACCACACAGCGTGTCTGAGGCCTCCCCTCATGATCATCCCCGCCGGAGAGTGGTTCTGTCCACCCTGTCAGCAT AAGCAGTTGTGCGACAAATTAGAAGAGCAGCTCCAAAGCCTTGATGCCGCTTTGAAAAAGAAGGAGCGAGCCGAGAGGAG GAAAGAGCGTCTGATTTATGTTGGAATCAGTCTGGAGAACATCATCGCGCCCTCT gtggaggtggaggaggaaaagcCGGAGATTGTGatcaaagagaagaaagaagcaaAGCGGAGTAAGAGCGGGGGTCGAAGGTCGACGAGGGCGAAGAAAACCATCAGCTACAG ATTTGATGAATTTGATGAGGCCATTGAGGAGGCCATAGAGGAAGACATAAAGGAAGCTGAAGGTGGAG GCGCTGGTCGGGGTAAAGACATGGCCAACATCACTGGCCACAGAGGTAAAGATATGTCAACCATCCTCCAAGGGGAGGAGGGCAAGGAGAACGGCCAGCCGCCGCAGCCCTCTGCTAGTCAGCGCAAGAAGAAGCGCCGGCGACTCAACGACCTGGACAGCGACAGCACGGTGGACGAGGAGGAAAGCGAGGAGGAGTTTTGCCTGAGTGAAAG CTCAGAAGAAGAGTTTGTCGCATCGGACAACGAGAGCGAAGCGGAGTCGGAGGCGGGCGACAACGACAGCGACCACGGCAGCGACAAGCAGCACGTCCCGTCGAAGAAGAGGAGCCTGTCGAGTGTCAGATGCAGCTCCAGAAAGCGGCGGAGACCGCGGGGATACTCGGACGATGAAGAAGATGAGACAGacgaggaagatgaagaagaggagatag AGGCAGAAGGCTCCAGTGAGTACAGCGACAGCGACCTGGACATGAGCCGGCGGCGGTCTCGGCGGAGCCAGAAGAAGCAGGTGAACTACTGCGAGACGTCCGAGTCCGAAGGCTCTCAGGCAGAAACCAACCGGGCCAAAATCAAACCCAGACGTCAGCAGGACAGCTCGGACAGCGACG CGAGCTTCTCCAAAGACTCCGAAGGGGACTCAAGGGACCGGAGCCTGAAGAGGAGGGCGGACTCTTCAGAGGAAGACTCCCGGCAGCGTTGCAGACGCCTCGCACTAAAACGCAGGAGAGCGTCCAAAGATGACGACTCCGACGACGACTCCGACGAATCTTCAGAGGAGGATCGTCCCGTCCGTAAGCGGGTGAACCGCATCGACTCAGACGATGACGAGGAGGAGTCAAAGGGAACAACGCAGATGGACTGCAGTCCCGTGGAGCACCCGCCCACCAACGGACTCATCCCATATCTAGAGCCGCCCAAAAACATCAGTGCCACACCAGCTGCTGCCATAGCACCCAACGGTCTGGTTGGCCAGGACATGGCAGTGCAGGACGACGACGAAGACGACCTGTTAGGAGTCACAGACCTGGTGGAATACGTCTGCAATAACGAACAATTGTAA
- the rsf1b.1 gene encoding remodeling and spacing factor 1 isoform X1: MAASAATASSSPCLCPNYAVICSFLERYGALLDLPEFTFPQLERYLQDTSSVPKLLVDLHVKLLRKIGKSVSADRWEKSLLKTCQELNTTWSWELKQKGYKDMTVECKTGMLKYLCECQFDENVKFKAAINDEDPDTMRMQPIGRDKDGRLYWFQLDHDSNVRTYVEEQDDSNESSWECIVKERNDLAEVVALLKTQIDPELLKKDQETKAEGEDKTEGKKSDDTSDEDSEDSQKAVGPVLPKTESTEKATHNKGDDLKSEPSEVKSSLNGIIEGKPGTPELHSGKTSAKAQNIKEEPMEDVKSSMADSVLDSEMSCVLVKAEKDEETKKSSTEEIQQAMKNDQQAKIPLKKRGMKFSEDFEKNSAIIVLNPAASDLKDSPKTEVKAQSVNEHVNGEIPATEQEATQEKKEEVENASEGVTQQKSEDVQEEKQTEKSEAHESSPPSEPSLPKDINNALEKSSNHEEPEEVKESKPAATEESCTATLKESYKSLTSDESEDLNLNHHQGESIRDVPKISDSVSEAVAAEASGVKQDLTKPQEDDKTETNAAAEEASEGRDKLSSPETNVPEEADKKHESPETRQEEEPREIKAEHPSSENKKAADKESNKDTDDEKVSKGNKGDSTVETLSNPDEAKEKNEAQAEAETSAGTEESGQKEAESSTETEKQPNKEPASDTSTDNDRTSKSKEVANGGDAATRIRKAIACRKNKPPAHRRKAELQREERQGDSESDTNTGMSLRRSARISRPTAKAVEIQDKKVEKSQAALTAQKGEEKDKDEKEGEEEEEEEEEEVKTVQKKPREKKADQEGQPKPRGRKRRKIRWSNTRTRRKKKYSEDEDDNSREESSEEEETEEEEEDDSDEDYKVERSRNRRKTNRERRSSDSSTSLDDDLPPNDDPCKHCGLSTHPELILLCDSCDSGYHTACLRPPLMIIPAGEWFCPPCQHKQLCDKLEEQLQSLDAALKKKERAERRKERLIYVGISLENIIAPSVEVEEEKPEIVIKEKKEAKRSKSGGRRSTRAKKTISYRFDEFDEAIEEAIEEDIKEAEGGGAGRGKDMANITGHRGKDMSTILQGEEGKENGQPPQPSASQRKKKRRRLNDLDSDSTVDEEESEEEFCLSESSEEEFVASDNESEAESEAGDNDSDHGSDKQHVPSKKRSLSSVRCSSRKRRRPRGYSDDEEDETDEEDEEEEIEAEGSSEYSDSDLDMSRRRSRRSQKKQVNYCETSESEGSQAETNRAKIKPRRQQDSSDSDASFSKDSEGDSRDRSLKRRADSSEEDSRQRCRRLALKRRRASKDDDSDDDSDESSEEDRPVRKRVNRIDSDDDEEESKGTTQMDCSPVEHPPTNGLIPYLEPPKNISATPAAAIAPNGLVGQDMAVQDDDEDDLLGVTDLVEYVCNNEQLSLVIASLFLED; this comes from the exons ATGGCTGCTTCGGCGGCAACGGCGAGTTCTTCTCCCTGTTTGTGTCCAAATTACGCCGTGATTTGCTCTTTCCTGGAGCGGTACGGAGCGTTGTTGGACTTACCGGAGTTCACTTTCCCTCAGCTGGAGAGATATCTGCAGGACACATCCTCAG TTCCAAAACTGCTGGTTGATCTACACGTCAAGCTGCTCAGGAAGATCGGCAAGTCAGTGTCAGCAGACAGATGGGAGAAGTCTCTATTGAAG aCATGTCAGGAGTTAAACACAACCTGGTCATGGGAACTCAAACAAAAAGGATACAAGGACATGACGGTGGAGTGCAAGACGGGGATGCTTAAA TATTTGTGTGAGTGTCAATTTGATGAAAATGTGAAGTTCAAAGCTGCCATCAACGATGAGGACCCAGACACAATGCGCATGCAGCCGATTGGCCGGGACAAAGATGGCCGACTGTACTGGTTCCAGCTGGACCATGACAGCAACGTGCGCACGtatgtggaggagcaggacgACTCGAACGAGTCGTCGTGGGAGTGCATCGTCAA AGAGAGAAACGACCTGGCTGAAGTTGTCGCTCTGTTGAAGACACAAATCGACCCAGAGCTGCTGAAAAAAGACCAAGAGACCAAAGCCGAGGGAGAAGACAAAACAGAAG GTAAAAAGAGTGACGACACGTCGGATGAAGACAGCGAAGACTCCCAGAAGGCAGTCGGTCCAGTCTTACCAAAGACGGAGAGCACCGAAAAAGCAACACACAACAAGGGGGACGACTTAAAATCCGAACCCTCGGAGGTCAAATCATCTCTGAACGGCATCATCGAAGGCAAACCTGGGACTCCTGAACTCCACTCGGGAAAAACCAGCGCGAAAGCCCAGAACATCAAAGAAGAGCCGATGGAGGATGTCAAATCAAGCATGGCTGACTCAGTGCTGGACTCTGAGATGTCGTGTGTCTTAGTAAAGGCAGAAAAAGACGAAGAGACCaaaaagagcagcacagaggagatcCAGCAGGCCATGAAGAATGACCAGCAGGCCAAGATCCCTCTGAAGAAGAGGGGGATGAAGTTTAGTGAAGACTTTGAGAAAAATAGTGCCATCATAGTGCTGAATCCAGCTGCATCTGATCTGAAGGACTCTCCTAAAACTGAAGTGAAGGCTCAGAGTGTAAACGAACATGTTAACGGTGAAATTCCAGCCACAGAGCAGGAGGCCAcgcaagaaaaaaaggaggaggtggagaacgCCTCGGAGGGAGTCACGCAGCAGAAGAGCGAAGATGTGCAGGAGGAGAAGCAAACGGAAAAGAGCGAAGCACACGAGTCCTCCCCACCATCAGAACCATCATTACCTAAGGACATAAATAATGCACTAGAGAAATCCTCTAATCACGAAGAGCCTGAAGAAGTGAAAGAATCCAAACCAGCCGCTACAGAAGAGTCCTGTACAGCTACACTAAAGGAAAGCTATAAATCTTTAACTTCAGATGAGTCAGAGGACCTGAATTTAAATCATCATCAGGGTGAATCCATACGTGATGTCCCCAAGATAAGCGACTCCGTGTCTGAGGCTGTGGCGGCGGAGGCATCGGGCGTTAAACAAGATCTGACAAAGCCACAAGAGGATGACAAAACCGAGACGAACGCTGCAGCTGAGGAAGCATCTGAAGGCAGAGATAAACTATCCAGCCCTGAGACAAATGTCCCAGAAGAAGCTGATAAAAAACATGAAAGCCCAGAGACGCGGCAGGAGGAAGAGCCGAGAGAAATCAAAGCAGAGCATCCTTcatcagaaaataaaaaggCCGCCGACAAGGAAAGTAACAAGGACACAGACGATGAAAAAGTTTCAAAAGGGAACAAAGGGGATTCCACAGTGGAAACACTCTCAAATCCTGACGAGGCAAAAGAGAAGAACGAAGCTCAGGCAGAGGCTGAAACCTCAGCAGGAACAGAGGAATCTGGACAAAAAGAGGCCGAGTCCTCAACAGAGACCGAAAAGCAGCCGAACAAAGAACCAGCCAGCGATACGTCCACTGACAACGACCGCACAAGCAAAAGCAAAGAGGTGGCTAATGGCGGCGACGCTGCCACACGTATTCGGAAGGCGATTGCCTGTCGGAAAAACAAACCCCCAGCCCACCGGAGGAAAGCCGAGCTTCAGAGAGAGGAGCGACAGGGAGACTCCGAGTCGGACACAAACACGGGGATGTCTCTACGAAGGTCCGCGAGGATCTCCAGACCTACAGCGAAGGCGGTAGAGATCCAGGACAAGAAGGTAGAGAAGTCCCAGGCTGCTCTGACGGCTCAAAAAGGTGAGGAGAAAGATAAAGATGaaaaggaaggggaggaggaggaggaggaggaagaagaggaggtgaagACTGTTCAAAAGAAACCAAGAGAGAAGAAGGCAGATCAGGAGGGACAGCCAAAACCCAGG gGGAGGAAGAGACGGAAGATTCGGTGGTCCAACACCCGGACACGCCGCAAAAAGAAATATTCCGAAGACGAGGATGACAACAGTCGCGAAGAGTCCAGCGAGGAGGAAGagaccgaggaggaggaggaggacgacagcGACGAAGACTACAAGGTGGAGCGGAGCAGAAACAGGCGAAAAACGAACCGAGAAAGACGAAGTTCGGACTCCTCGACGTCTTTGGATGATGACCTGCCTCCAAACGACGATCCCTGCAAACACTGCGGTCTCTCAACTCACCCCGAGCTG ATCCTGCTGTGTGATTCATGCGACAGCGGCTACCACACAGCGTGTCTGAGGCCTCCCCTCATGATCATCCCCGCCGGAGAGTGGTTCTGTCCACCCTGTCAGCAT AAGCAGTTGTGCGACAAATTAGAAGAGCAGCTCCAAAGCCTTGATGCCGCTTTGAAAAAGAAGGAGCGAGCCGAGAGGAG GAAAGAGCGTCTGATTTATGTTGGAATCAGTCTGGAGAACATCATCGCGCCCTCT gtggaggtggaggaggaaaagcCGGAGATTGTGatcaaagagaagaaagaagcaaAGCGGAGTAAGAGCGGGGGTCGAAGGTCGACGAGGGCGAAGAAAACCATCAGCTACAG ATTTGATGAATTTGATGAGGCCATTGAGGAGGCCATAGAGGAAGACATAAAGGAAGCTGAAGGTGGAG GCGCTGGTCGGGGTAAAGACATGGCCAACATCACTGGCCACAGAGGTAAAGATATGTCAACCATCCTCCAAGGGGAGGAGGGCAAGGAGAACGGCCAGCCGCCGCAGCCCTCTGCTAGTCAGCGCAAGAAGAAGCGCCGGCGACTCAACGACCTGGACAGCGACAGCACGGTGGACGAGGAGGAAAGCGAGGAGGAGTTTTGCCTGAGTGAAAG CTCAGAAGAAGAGTTTGTCGCATCGGACAACGAGAGCGAAGCGGAGTCGGAGGCGGGCGACAACGACAGCGACCACGGCAGCGACAAGCAGCACGTCCCGTCGAAGAAGAGGAGCCTGTCGAGTGTCAGATGCAGCTCCAGAAAGCGGCGGAGACCGCGGGGATACTCGGACGATGAAGAAGATGAGACAGacgaggaagatgaagaagaggagatag AGGCAGAAGGCTCCAGTGAGTACAGCGACAGCGACCTGGACATGAGCCGGCGGCGGTCTCGGCGGAGCCAGAAGAAGCAGGTGAACTACTGCGAGACGTCCGAGTCCGAAGGCTCTCAGGCAGAAACCAACCGGGCCAAAATCAAACCCAGACGTCAGCAGGACAGCTCGGACAGCGACG CGAGCTTCTCCAAAGACTCCGAAGGGGACTCAAGGGACCGGAGCCTGAAGAGGAGGGCGGACTCTTCAGAGGAAGACTCCCGGCAGCGTTGCAGACGCCTCGCACTAAAACGCAGGAGAGCGTCCAAAGATGACGACTCCGACGACGACTCCGACGAATCTTCAGAGGAGGATCGTCCCGTCCGTAAGCGGGTGAACCGCATCGACTCAGACGATGACGAGGAGGAGTCAAAGGGAACAACGCAGATGGACTGCAGTCCCGTGGAGCACCCGCCCACCAACGGACTCATCCCATATCTAGAGCCGCCCAAAAACATCAGTGCCACACCAGCTGCTGCCATAGCACCCAACGGTCTGGTTGGCCAGGACATGGCAGTGCAGGACGACGACGAAGACGACCTGTTAGGAGTCACAGACCTGGTGGAATACGTCTGCAATAACGAACAATT GAGTCTTGTTATTGCATCCCTGTTCCTGGAAGACTGA
- the LOC114446152 gene encoding aquaporin-11-like — protein MTDLWVSLSVLGAAVLLSEATRRTAARLSPAAYWLYLLEAASTFQLCCCTHELKLLGETARLELPVSLAITYTMTVIHLVTFAGATCNPSGVLESVCRGTSSVRAAVLLIACQFAAAVAAQFFAASVWSLSLSDIHTRHQRFGFRCFDPLGGTVLEAAAVELAGAFTVQTAAMHVHKVDEKLRVHLIAAVITALVYTGAGVSGAVFNPVLAFSIQFPCSGHTYLEYCFVYWLGPVLGMASCILLFEKIVPFLSGKSSIRLDVQKQKTQ, from the exons ATGACTGACCTCTGGGTCTCCCTGTCGGTGCTGGGAGCGGCGGTGCTGCTCAGCGAGGCGACCCGGCGGACGGCAGCGCGTCTCTCCCCCGCAGCTTATTGGCTTTACCTGCTGGAAGCGGCGTCCACcttccagctctgctgctgcacacacgaACTCAAGCTGCTGGGGGAAACGGCTCGTCTGGAGCTGCCGGTCAGCCTGGCCATCACCTACACCATGACGGTTATCCACTTGGTAACTTTCGCGGGAGCGACGTGTAACCCCAGCGGGGTTCTGGAGAGCGTCtgccgcgggaccagcagcgtCAGGGCGGCCGTCCTCCTCATCGCCTGCCAGTTCGCCGCAGCGGTGGCCGCGCAGTTTTTCGCAGCCTCCGTGTGGTCGCTGTCCCTGTCGGACATCCACACCCGGCACCAGAGGTTCGGATTCAGATGCTTCGACCCTCTTGGCGGGACGGTGCTGGAGGCCGCGGCCGTGGAGCTGGCGGGCGCGTTCACGGTCCAAACCGCAGCCATGCACGTGCACAAAGTGGACGAAAAACTCCGAGTTCACCTGATCGCTGCTGTGATCACAGCGTTGGTTTACACAG GTGCAGGTGTTTCAGGAGCAGTTTTTAACCCCGTCCTGGCCTTCTCCATCCAGTTCCCCTGCAGCGGGCACACATACCTGGAGTACTGCTTCGTCTACTGGCTGGGGCCGGTCTTAG GCATGGCGAGCTGCATCCTGCTGTTTGAGAAGATCGTCCCTTTCCTCTCTGGGAAAAGCAGCATCAGGCTGGACGTCCAGAAACAGAAGACGCAGTGA